The sequence GCAGAAGATAGCTCCATCCGTGGTGCTGTTGAAGCAGCTAAAGAAGAAGGAAAAGAAATCCTAGTTGATATGATTGCCGTGAAGGACATCGAAACACGTGCAAAAGAATTGGATCAGCTCGGAGTAGACTATATCTGCGTTCATACTGGATATGATCTTCAAGCAGAAGGAAAAGATTCTTTCGAAGATCTTCGCAAAATTAAAACTGTCGTTAAAAATGCAAAAACAGCGATCGCTGGCGGTATCAAGCTTGAGACTCTTCCAGAAGTAATCAAAGCTCAACCAGACCTTGTCATTGTTGGGGGCGGCATTACGTCTAAAGAAGATAAGAAAACAGCTGCACAAGAAATCAAAGCACTTATCAACCAAGGGTAACCATGAACACCACTGAGTATCTTAAGGCGATTATTCAGGAGCTCCATGGAACGGTGCAAGCCATCTCTGAGACGGAGGCTGACCAGCTAGTCGAAGCCATTTTTAAAGCGAAAAAAGTCTTTGTAACGGGGGCTGGTCGTTCTGGCTTTATGGGCAAATCGTTTGTCATGCGCATGATGCATATGGGCATTGATGCTTATGCAGTCGGGGAGACAGTGACAGCGAATCTTGAAGAAGGTGACCTACTGATAGTTGGGACCGGCTCAGGAGAAACGAAGACCTTGATTCCAATCATAGAAAAAGCGAAAAGTTTGGGCGGTGCAGTCGCTGCAGTGACACTATCTCCAGAATCTACGATTGGAAAACTTGCAGATTTAAAGGTGATCCTACCAGGAGCACCAAAGGATCGAGAAGAAGACAGCCAATACGAAACCATTCAACCAATGGGCTCACTTTTTGAACAAACCTCTCTTCTTTTCTATGATGCAGTGATTTTGCGTTTTATGGAGAAACGAGAGCTGAACTCAAAGCAAATGTATGGCAAGCACGCCAATCTAGAATAAGAGAAGAAAACAAGCACCTTCGCGTTCACTGCAATGTAGAGTCGAAATCGAAGGTGTTTTTCTCTCCATTGGATACCTAGGCCATTTCCAAACGATCATCGTATGATCTCGCTACCAACCACCGCTTAACATCTTTCTTTTAACGCCAATGATCAAACAAACCGGTTTCCCTGTCCTCATCGCTCCCTTAGTCTTTTTCTTGTTGTCCTGTAATAAAAGCAAGGGCCTGTTGATGAAGTGTATAGGAGACGGGTGTCTGTTCATTGATTTCGCCGTCGCTGTCGACATCGAGCGTTTGGCGGCATGTGAGCGTAAATTGATTGAGTTCGAGTGCTTCGATCCCTTCTGCGTCGTTAAGCCAATTTTCATCGGTGAAAGCGTGGCTGTACATATTTTTTAAGAGCGTGAAGCCTGCCTCTTTGACAATAAACAGATGAAGTTTGCCGTCTGATAGGGAGATGTCTTTTAAGAATAGGCCGATTGTGCCAATGTATTGGCCGTTCATCGCTAAGATCATAACGGCATCGCCGCTATATGTTTCTCCTTTTGCTGTTGTGATCGTGTACGAAAATGGTTTTGGTTCTTTGATCGATCGAATTGCGCTGATAATATACCCAAGTTTTCCAAAACGTGCTTTTGTTTCTGCTTCTATTTCTTTTGAAGCCTCGACAATCATGCCTACTCCAGAAAAGTTGGCAAAGTAGCTGTCGTTTTGTTGGCCGATGTCAATCGCAACAGTTGTGCCGTTTACAGCTGCCGTGAGGGCGTCGTCTACTGTAGGAATTTGCAAGCCTCTAGCCAAGTCATTGCACGTGCCAGCTGGCACAATTGCCACAGTTGGTTGGTTGTTTCCTGCCATCAACCCGTTGACGCATTCATGGACGGTGCCGTCGCCGCCAACAATGATCAATAGTTCGATGTCCTCAGGCAACTGTTTGCATCGTTGTTTTGCTTCGCCTGGCGCTTGCGTCTGGATCAATGTCAGCTCTATTACTTCAGGGGCGAGTGTTGCCAATGTTTGTTGCAGCAGTTCGTTGACGTCTCCTTGCCCTGCGTTCCTATTGTAGAGCAGAATGGCTTTTTCGTAACGGGGCATGCCATGTCCACCTTTCAGCTTAAGATCACTTTCCAATTGGCAACGAAGGAATCGTTTTCCATGCTTTGTCATACATGTACCCGTTTTTTAGCATTTTAGTCTGTATTTGCACTGTTTTTCTTTTGGATGAAAAAGTTTCCTTGGAAACGACTGCAATAAAACACATGGCGAATGTCGTGAATGCCCTCCTTGCGCAATGCTTGGTGAACCTCTTCTTCAGGAATGTCGAGAATGTCTAAATGCTTATGTTGGAGGATGCCATCCATAATAAGCGGGAGTGAAAGGGGGCTGTTGTCGTCTTTTTTAAATACAGACAATGAACCAGATGACTCTAACAGCGCCCAATCCACTTCTTGAATGTCGGCAATGTCTTTATCACGCAACTGCATCATAATGTCATCGATATTGTAGTTTTGTTTCAACAAATTTTCCTCAATAAAAACGCCATCTCGTATTAACAGTACCGGTTTGCCATCAACGACGTCGCGGAAACGCTGATTTTTGACTTGTACATAGGAGAAAACACGGGATAACAATATGAGCAGCGCAATCGGTGTAAGGCCGCGAATGAGGGGCATTTTTGTATCTTCAATTAAAATGACAGCTAGCTCTGCGACCATGATCGTAATAATGATATCAAGGACGCTGACTTCGCCGACGTCCTTTTTGCCTGTTAAGCGGAAAAAAAGCAGGACTGCAACAAACATAATGATCGTTCGTCCTGAGATGGAAATGAGCTCTTCCACTTTCTATCACCTCAGATTCAGTATTGGCGAAAGCGGACGAAGGTAAACGTGAACCTTTTTCTTGAACCAGTCTACAAAAACAGGGACAATGAACAAAAGGCAAATGGAGGGGATGTTATGCGTTTACTGCGAATGGACGAACTATCAGCAAGAGACCGCTACCGCTGGATGAGCGGGGCCATTGTGCCTCGCCCGATCGCGTTGGTCACGACGCTAACGGAAAAAGGAGGCGTGGTTAATGCCGCACCATTCAGCTTTTTTACGATGCTTGCTAGCGATCCGCCGCTTTTGTCCATTGCTGTAGGCAGGCGTGAGGGGCAAATGAAAGATACGGCGCGTAATGCGGTGGCCATGGAAGAAATGGTGATTCATGTCGTCAGTGAAAAAATCGTCGCCGATATGAATGAGACAGCAGCAACGCTTGCGCCAGATGAGAGTGAGCTGGAACGGACGTCTTTTCATTTGACGGAAAGTGTTACGGTCTCAGTGCCGGCAATTAAGGAAGCCCGTATTCGATTTGAGTGCAAGCTCGAATTCCACTTGCCGACCAAAAACGATGCGGGGGAGCTTTCATTTGATTTGCTTATTGCTCGTGTCTTGGCTATGCATATTGCAGAGGACGTTGTCGATCAAGAAGCGAATGGCGTCGACATGGACGCTCTTCAACCTGTTGCCCGATTAGCGGGACCGAACTATGCAGGGCTAGGCGCACGTTATTTCCTTAAGCGGCCAAAATAGCTTCGTAAAAGTCTGTGAAAGTAATGAAAAACAGATGAAAATGATGTATGGTCTGTTTTTTTTTGCGCAAATCCGTCATAATGAAGGAGCCGCGATCAGTGAAAGAGGAAATGCTTCCTAAAAATAACTGACGCACGACAAATGAGGATGGCGCATATATAGCTCATATAGGCGTCCGTCATTTTTTTGAAATGATTAGGTTAGAGGAAGATGATGATGAAACGATATATTGAAGTATGCAAGCCTTTATGGACGTTATTACCAGAAGGAACGATTCATGAAAATGAGCGATTATGCAAACATACGTATACGCAAATGGGCGGCGCAGCCGATTTGTTTATTACGCCCCAATCGTATGAGGAAACGCAAACCGTTTTGAAATTTGCCCATGAACATCGGGTGCCTGTTACGTTGCTCGGCAATGGGTCGAATGTCATTGTAAAAGACGGGGGCATTCGTGGAATTACATTAAGTTTAAAAAAACTTAATACGATCACATGCACAGGAGCGGAGTTAGTTGCGCAGACGGGAGCGACGATTATTGAAGCGTCACGGAGAGCCCGTGATGCGGGGCTGACTGGGCTTGAGTTTGCTTGTGGCATTCCCGGCACGGTAGGTGGTGCTTTTTATATGAATGCCGGCGCTTATGGCGGACAGATCGCCGATGTGCTTGAAAGTGTATTGGTGTTAACAGAACAAGGGGAATTTAAAACGCTCTCGAAAGAAGAGTTTGATTTTGATTACCGCAAAAGTGTGTTCTCAGCAAAACGTTATATCGCCTTGGAGGGCACTTTCCGACTGCAAACAGGCGACAAGGCGCAAATACAAGCGAAGATGGATGAGTTGACGATTGCGCGTGAAACGAAACAACCACTCGAATACCCTTCATGTGGTAGCGTATTTAAGCGTCCGCCTGGCATGTTTGCCGGCAAGCTGATCCAAGACAGCGGCCTCCAAGGGACACGCATCGGCGGAGCGGAAGTGTCAAAAAAACATGCCGGCTTTATTGTCAATGTTGATAATGCGACTGCAACAGAGTATATGAGCCTTGTCCGCCATGTTCAGCAAACGGTAAAAGACAAGTTTGGCGTTGAGTTGGAAACCGAAGTGATTACAATTGGTGAAGACCTCGAAGAACCTGTTAGCGATTAGTTAATAGGTTTTTCGGTGCTGCCCGTTGTGTTAGAAGGGCTGCGCTGCTAACTAGTGCCAAATGTATGAATGTTTATTTTGCAATTCAAAACGGTTCTTGGTTAAATAAAAGAGGGGGTTGCCGGCCTGTTAGATCAGAAAGAAGGTTGGAGCAATGATTAAACGTTTTTTTTCCTATTATGTACCGCATAAAAAGTTGTTTTTTATTGACTTTTTCAGCGCCATTGTCGTCGCTGTTTTAGATTTGTTTTTTCCGATTGTCGTCCAATGGTTCATTAACACGCTTTTGCCACAACAAGAGTGGGACAAGGTCGTCTGGGTTTCAGGGGGGCTGTTGCTCACCTATTTAATCAGCGCGTACTTACAGTACAATGTCAATTTTCTTGGGCATAAACTCGGGATTCACATTGAGACGGACATGCGCCAAGACTTGTTTGAAAGCATCCAGCGCCAATCGTTCCGTTATTTTGACAATACGAAAACTGGCCATATTATTAGCCGCATTACAAATGACCTGTTTGACATTGGCGAATTAGCGCACCATGGCCCAGAGGACTTATTTATTGCGTTAATGACGTTTGTAGGTGCTTTTGGCATTATGTTTTATGTGAACCCGACGCTGGCTATTGTAGCACTCGTATTTGTACCGTTCCTGATTGCCTTGATTACTTATACCAATATTAAAATGAATCAGGCATGGTCGAAAATGTATGCGGAAATTGGCGATGTCAATGCCCGTGTAGAAGACAGCGTTTCTGGCATGCGTGTTGTCCAATCGTTTACGAACGAAGCCCATGAAGTTGAAGAGTTCCGTAAGAATAACCGCCGTTACCAGAAGGCAAAAGTAGGCGGCTACAAAGTAATGGGCTATACCTCTTCGGGCATCTTTTTAGCAACGCGACTGATGATTTTATCTGTGCTCCTTGTCGGTGCATGGCTGCTCTATACTAATTCCCTTGATGTTGGCGAGTTTGTTCTCTTCATTCTCTACATCAACATTTTGTTCAAGCCGATTGAGAAAATTAGTGCGATTTTAGAGCTTTATCCAAAAGGGATGGCCGGCTTTAAACGTTTCACTGAAGTCCTTGATACAGAAGTAGATATTGAGGACAAGCCAGACGCTAAAGTGGCGCCTGTGCTCAATGGCGATATTGAATTCCACAATGTCACGTTCAGTTATGAAAACAATCGGCCGGTTCTTAACGATCTCAATCTCTTTATCCCGGCTGGAAAAACGGTCGCCTTTGTTGGTCCGTCTGGCGCTGGGAAAACAACGATTAGCTCGCTCATTCCGCGCTTTTACGATGTAGACAGTGGCGCTATTACCATTAATGGCACCGACATTCGCGACATGACGAAGAAGTCCTTGCGTTCGCAAATTGGCATTGTCCAGCAAGATGTCTTTTTATTTAGCGGCACACTAAAAGAAAACATCCGCTATGGCAAACTGGATGCAAGCGACGAAGACATTTACCGCGCCGCCAAGTTGGCGAATTTGGACGGGCTCATCGAATCGCTGCCGGAAGGCTATGAAACGCAAATCGGCCAGCGCGGCTTGAAGTTGTCTGGTGGACAGAAACAGCGGATTGCGATTGCGCGCACATTCTTAAAAAATCCGCCTATCTTGATTTTAGACGAGGCGACTTCTGCATTAGATACAGAAACAGAAGCGCTTATTCAAGAATCATTGCAAGAGTTGGCGGCAGACCGGACAACGCTTGTTATCGCCCACCGACTAGCAACGATCCGCCATGCCGACCATATTGTCGTCGTCACGAAAGACGGCATTGCCGAGCAAGGGAATTACGAAGAACTAGTCGCCAAAAATGGCGTGTTTGCGACTTTAAACAATGTCCAGTTGACACATGTGTAAGCAGAGGGAACACCCCCTCTGCTTTTTTGCATAGTTTTACGTCTATTGGAAAAGCTAGGCTGGAATAAAAGGAAGGAGTTGGCTAACCAATGGATGAATCAAAAAAGTCGCCTTCGTTTGGAACCAATGTAACGGGGCAAGGCGATGCGCTTGATCAGCGCAAAGCCGCAAATGAAAAGGACGATACATTAACCACCCGTCAAGGGCATCCCGTGAAAGACAATCAAAATGTACGCACTGTCGGCAACCGCGGGCCTATGACGTTAGAGAATTACGATTTTTTGGAGAAAATTAGCCATTTCGACCGGGAGCGTATTCCCGAACGAGTTGTCCATGCCCGCGGTGCAGGAGCACACGGCTATTTTCAATCGTATGGAAAAGTAGGAGATGAACCAATTTCCAAATACACAAGAGCAAAAGTGTTTACAAACACGGAAGTGAAAACGCCTGTATTTGTCCGGTTTTCATCTGTTATACATGGCATCCATTCCCCCGAAACACTTCGTGATCCCCGCGGCTTTGCGGTGAAATTTTACACAGAAGACGGCAACTGGGACTTAGTTGGAAATAACTTGAAGATTTTCTTCATTCGCGATCCGCTAAAATTTCCAGATATGGTCCATGCGTTTAAACCGGATCCAGTAACGAACCGGCAAAGCATGGAACGGTTTTTTGATTTTGTCTCGCAAAGCCCAGAATCGACCCATATGATCACGTTTGTGTTCTCCCCGTGGGGCATTCCGGCAAACTACCGGAATATGCAAGGATCGGGTGTTCATGCGTATAAATGGGTCAACGAGGAAGGGAAAGCGATGCTTGTCAAATACCATTGGGAGCCTGTACAAGGAATCAAAAACTTGACCCAAAAAGAAGCAGAGCAAATTCAAGGAAAAAACTTCAACCACGCGACGCAAGATTTGTATGAAGCAATTGAAAAAGGCGATTACCCTGAATGGGAACTTTATGTGCAATTGATGGAGGACGGCGAACATCCAGAGCTTGACTTCGATCCTCTTGACCCGACTAAGCTTTGGTATAAAGACCAGTTTCCTTGGCACAAAGTCGGCAAGATGGTGCTCAACAAAAATCCAGAAAATTATTTTGCGGAAGTGGAACAAGCCGCCTTTGGTACTGGCGTCCTTGTCGATGGCCTTGACTTTTCCGATGACAAACTGTTGCAAGGACGCACGTTCTCCTATTCGGACACGCAGCGTTACCGCGTTGGCCCGAACTATTTGCAACTGCCAATCAATGCCCCGAAAAAACGGGTAGCGACCAACCAACGAGATGGGCAAATGACATACCATGTCGATAGTCCTCCAGGAATCAATCCGCACGTTAACTATGAGCCATCTGTACTTAATGGTTTAAAGGAAGCAGAAAAAGTCGGCCCAGACCACACGCCGCACGTATCAGGCGAAGTGAAATATGAAGCGATCAGCCGCCCGAACAACTTCGGCCAAGCAGGGGAAACGTATCGCCGCTTTTCCGATTGGGAACGGGATGAGCTAATCGCCAATTTAGCTAATGCCCTGGCGGATGTCGATAAAAGGATCCAAAAGCAAATGATCGAGAATGTGACAGAAGCGGACCGCGACTACGGCAAGCGTCTAGAAGAAGCGATCAAACGTGTTCAAGAAAGCGTAGACGACAAAGAAGGACATGCGGTCAAGGAAGCGGAACAAGAAGGAATGCCATCTGATCCTTATTAAAAAAAACGTACGCGAAAAAAGGAAAAACCGTAGGCGTCAATTCGACACCTACGGTTTTTTATCAATCGAACTTGTAATACTTTTTGCAAAGTTGAAAATGGTGATTTTCATGTATACAAAGCAAATGTATACTTTGTATTAAATTAGGATAATCGGCGATTGGGTCTGGATAGCGAATATGGCCAGCAATTTCGTCTTTTATTCGATCAAGCATGTTCTCTAATTGTTTTGTTTCGGCGTCTATGCTTGTCACTAATTGAGGGAATGAGGTGTTCTTTTGGATCTCTTTTGGCGGTATTAACACACTTGGTGCTTTCATTGGGTTGTGATGCTTTTTATGATATTGCTTGTATACGTCTTTACTGTGCGTTTCATAAGGCTTGTTTTTCATGATTGCGGCAATTGGCTTTGACAATGGCAAATACAGCTTATTTAGCTGTTTAAAACGTTTCACCATTAAAAACAAATGGTAATACGTTTCTCCAAACGACCATTTATCTTTACAAGGTCTTTTCCATTCTTCCCCTTTAAAAGGCTCCATCGCAATCGACATTTCATCCCTTTGCTTGTAAAGTGTGTGAAAATGCTCTTCCATATAACTGCTCCTCATAACGCCTCCTCGTAATGCTCTAATAGGAATTTCGCTTTGAACAACAGTTGAAGATCGCCTATTAGCGACCCTCAACCGGCTTTCAACTAGCTTCGACTTTTGTCCTAAGAGGCTTCGTCGCTTTTGCTCGTCTCGTTCTTGGCTCGCCGCAAAAGTGGCATTGTAATCGCCAAAGCGAGAAGCGAGACGATTCCTGCTAATGTGAAAATATGAGCGATGCCAATATGTTCAGCAACAAAGCCTGCGCCGTACGGGCCAATAAAAATGCCGATTGCATAGACAGATTGGTAGAAACCCATAACAGACGTTTTTAAGGTAGGCTGCGGGAGTGAAGCAATTTGTGAGAGCAAAAGCGGCAATACTACGCCGACTGTTAAGCCAATAACGCCGTGCAACAGACTGATCGTTGCCAGTGTCGTAGCAAACGGCATACAAAAAAAAGTGAAGCAAGCGACAATGAGAGAGAGCACAATCAACCGAATTTCATTGCGCTTTGAAACATTGAAAAAAGCAACTCCTAAAGATGCAGCAGCGTGTGGAATAAAGAAAGCAGCCATTAGCCAAATAAGCTGGCCTTCACGAACGCCGTGGGCATTTGCATAAACAGGCGTAAACCCAAAAATAGAAATAAACAACAGAGCGTGTGTAAATAATGAAACAAACGTTAACGGCAGCAGGTGTTTGATTGACAACACTGCCTTGACTTGTTTCCCTAAACGTTGAGATCGATGATTCTCTATTTCTTGCGGCACTTCCTTAATAAAGAGGGCAAATAAGAGTCCGATTCCTGCCGCGACAATTCCTACCCAAAACGGAATGCTCCAGCCAAATTGTTCAACGAGAATGCCGGCTGTTACCATGCTGAGAAATTGGGGCATGACCGTCAAAAATTGCAATGTTCCCATTGCTCGGCCAGATTGGCCTGGATCAAAATAGTCTGCGTACATAATTGTCGCCATCACCCACATGGCAGCAGTAACGCCTGCTAGCAAACGTCCTGTCAAAACCCATGCAAACGAAGTCGACGATAGTAAGATGATTCCGCTTAGGATAGCGACTACAAAGCCGCCTACATAAAAATGCTTGCGTAAATGTCGCAATGAATCAAGCAAGACACCAAGTGGAAAACGGAGCAATACTTGCGTAATGCCGTAACTGCCGAGAATAATTCCAATCGCCGCATACGTAAAGGGGATTTGTTCTAAATAAAGGCTAAATATTGGCACATAGCTGTAAGTGCATAGCCAAAAACAGAAAACAGACGCCAAAAAGACGAGATGGTGTCTTCGTTTCAATGCAATAGACACGGGCATTCCTCCTTGCTTTCATCCATCATCTTACCATCTTTTGGCGTTTTGTGGCTGTCCTTTTATATTAAGAGAAGCCTAATTGAAGACTTGATTTGAATTAAGCACGTGACAGCGTTATACTGGCAATGACTACGGAATCAGAGAGATTCCCGTGACAAAAGGAGAAGCACCGATGCCACAAGCGAAAACCATATTTGATTACATTAAGCCGACCGACTATCGTTTTGTACATATATGCAGGCGCTGTGACCAGCCGCAATTTTCAAATGAACGAGAGCCAGCAGAAGCATGCGTCCGCTGTGGAAGTGACTCGTTCCACGTTGTTCCTTATTACAACCCAGCGCAAGATTATGGTTTAGATGTTGACTATTATGCGATCACAATGATGTATGCGCTGTGGAAGGAAGGATTGCACAAAACGCAAGTTGTTTACGATGATTTTTATCGAAAAGCGCCGTTTGTAAAAGGAGTTGGCGATTTTAGCGGCGAGCTTGGCGGTTACGTTGCTTTCGGTGGTCTTGGTCACTTGATTGAAACGATAAACAACCTCCATTTTTCGGAGGCTGATCTCGACTATTTGCGCCAGCAACCAGAAGGATTTGAAGAAGCGTTTCTTGAAGATTTGCGCAAATTGCGCTTTAGCGGTGATATGTATGCAGTCGAAGAAGGCAACCTCGTGTTCCCGAATACTCCCCTAATCCGCTTAGAAGCGCCGGTATGGGAGTGCATTTGGATTGAGGCGATGCTGTTAAACATTATCAACGCTGAGTCCCTTGTGTTGACGAAGGGATCGCGTATTAAAACCATTGCCGGAAAAGACGGCCTGCTTGAAATGGGAAAACGCCGAGCGCAAGGGCGGGATGCCAGTGTATATGGCGCCAAAATGGCATACATCGCAGGCTTCGATGCGACAAGCAACGTGAAGGCGGGCAAACAATTTTCGATGCCAATTACAGGAACACAAGCCCATGTATATATTATGTTTCATCCATCAGAGTTAGAGGCGTTTCTCGCTTATGCCAACGTCTTCCCACAAAAGACGATTCCTCTGCTCGACACGACCGATACGTTAAACAGCGGTTTGCCTCATGCGATTACGACTGCACGCAAGCTGCAAGAAAAAGGCTTTGAGATGACGGCTGTCCGCCTTGATAGCGGCGACTTGGCGTATTTGTCGAAGAAAGTGCGCAAACGCCTCGATGAAGAAGGGCTTGAGCATGTTAAAATTGCAGCGACCAATGATTTAGACGAATACACCATCGCTTCTTTAAAACAGCAAGGGGCACAAATTGACATTTGGGGCGTAGGCACAAAGTTTATTACCGCTTACGACAACCCAGCCTTAGGAGGCGTCCATAAAATTGTGGCCCGACGGGCGCTACCACAAGAGTTGCAAGCGGGTATCTACAATGAGGATGACTGGATTCCGCTTATTAAAATATCAGAGAGCATCGAAAAAATTCTCAATCCAGGCCGCAAAAAAGTGTATCGTTTATTCGGCCCAGACGGGATGGCAAAAGGGGACTACATTTGCTTAGCCCATGAAAGCCTGGATGGTCAATCAGAAATTGTCTTAAAACATCCGACCAATCCGTTGAAAGCGAAGAAAATCCGTGATTTTGAGGCAGTCGAACTCCATAAGCAAATTTTTAAGCAAGGCAAATGCGTGTACGCTGTCCCAACATTAGAAGAAGTGCGGGCCTACCATCAACGCCAAAAAAACACGTTTTGGGAAGAATATTTGCGCTTAGAAGTTCCGGAAGTGTATCCGGTTTCCCTTTCTGACGAACTAAGAAACATGAAAGAACGACTGATTGAAGAAAAACGGCAACATGATGATGTGTAACAACAGCAACACGTTTTAGGTGAAGAGGGGAATATGCAAATATCTGAGAGTTGCGCCAAAGGCGCAGCTCTTTTTTAGCTTGCTTATCCAGGCCAGGTTGCCCAATTACAGAAAAGATTGTCAAATTTTCTACAAATCTCTTTACTTTGCTTACAATTTTGCCGATGTAAAAGAAAAGGACGTAAAAGGCGAGGGAAGAGATGATCGGAAAAAAGACGCTTAACTTAAAATGGAAACTGTTTTTGGCTTTTGGCCTTTTTCTACTTATACCAAGCTTAGTCATCGGGTTGTTTTCTTATTCGAGTACGAGGGGCAATGTCGAAGAAACAATGCTTGAGCAAGCAAGCCACACGACAGCCAATGTCCATGCATCGCTGCAACAA is a genomic window of Shouchella clausii containing:
- the hxlA gene encoding 3-hexulose-6-phosphate synthase, with the translated sequence MKLQLALDLVNIPEAIELVAEVQDSIDVVEIGTPIINSLGHEAVRAMKKAYPNLTVLADVKIMDAAGYEVQQASAAGADIVTILGAAEDSSIRGAVEAAKEEGKEILVDMIAVKDIETRAKELDQLGVDYICVHTGYDLQAEGKDSFEDLRKIKTVVKNAKTAIAGGIKLETLPEVIKAQPDLVIVGGGITSKEDKKTAAQEIKALINQG
- the hxlB gene encoding 6-phospho-3-hexuloisomerase — protein: MNTTEYLKAIIQELHGTVQAISETEADQLVEAIFKAKKVFVTGAGRSGFMGKSFVMRMMHMGIDAYAVGETVTANLEEGDLLIVGTGSGETKTLIPIIEKAKSLGGAVAAVTLSPESTIGKLADLKVILPGAPKDREEDSQYETIQPMGSLFEQTSLLFYDAVILRFMEKRELNSKQMYGKHANLE
- a CDS encoding diacylglycerol/lipid kinase family protein, whose amino-acid sequence is MPRYEKAILLYNRNAGQGDVNELLQQTLATLAPEVIELTLIQTQAPGEAKQRCKQLPEDIELLIIVGGDGTVHECVNGLMAGNNQPTVAIVPAGTCNDLARGLQIPTVDDALTAAVNGTTVAIDIGQQNDSYFANFSGVGMIVEASKEIEAETKARFGKLGYIISAIRSIKEPKPFSYTITTAKGETYSGDAVMILAMNGQYIGTIGLFLKDISLSDGKLHLFIVKEAGFTLLKNMYSHAFTDENWLNDAEGIEALELNQFTLTCRQTLDVDSDGEINEQTPVSYTLHQQALAFITGQQEKD
- a CDS encoding DUF421 domain-containing protein — translated: MEELISISGRTIIMFVAVLLFFRLTGKKDVGEVSVLDIIITIMVAELAVILIEDTKMPLIRGLTPIALLILLSRVFSYVQVKNQRFRDVVDGKPVLLIRDGVFIEENLLKQNYNIDDIMMQLRDKDIADIQEVDWALLESSGSLSVFKKDDNSPLSLPLIMDGILQHKHLDILDIPEEEVHQALRKEGIHDIRHVFYCSRFQGNFFIQKKNSANTD
- a CDS encoding flavin reductase family protein, encoding MRLLRMDELSARDRYRWMSGAIVPRPIALVTTLTEKGGVVNAAPFSFFTMLASDPPLLSIAVGRREGQMKDTARNAVAMEEMVIHVVSEKIVADMNETAATLAPDESELERTSFHLTESVTVSVPAIKEARIRFECKLEFHLPTKNDAGELSFDLLIARVLAMHIAEDVVDQEANGVDMDALQPVARLAGPNYAGLGARYFLKRPK
- the murB gene encoding UDP-N-acetylmuramate dehydrogenase, encoding MKRYIEVCKPLWTLLPEGTIHENERLCKHTYTQMGGAADLFITPQSYEETQTVLKFAHEHRVPVTLLGNGSNVIVKDGGIRGITLSLKKLNTITCTGAELVAQTGATIIEASRRARDAGLTGLEFACGIPGTVGGAFYMNAGAYGGQIADVLESVLVLTEQGEFKTLSKEEFDFDYRKSVFSAKRYIALEGTFRLQTGDKAQIQAKMDELTIARETKQPLEYPSCGSVFKRPPGMFAGKLIQDSGLQGTRIGGAEVSKKHAGFIVNVDNATATEYMSLVRHVQQTVKDKFGVELETEVITIGEDLEEPVSD
- a CDS encoding ABC transporter ATP-binding protein, with amino-acid sequence MIKRFFSYYVPHKKLFFIDFFSAIVVAVLDLFFPIVVQWFINTLLPQQEWDKVVWVSGGLLLTYLISAYLQYNVNFLGHKLGIHIETDMRQDLFESIQRQSFRYFDNTKTGHIISRITNDLFDIGELAHHGPEDLFIALMTFVGAFGIMFYVNPTLAIVALVFVPFLIALITYTNIKMNQAWSKMYAEIGDVNARVEDSVSGMRVVQSFTNEAHEVEEFRKNNRRYQKAKVGGYKVMGYTSSGIFLATRLMILSVLLVGAWLLYTNSLDVGEFVLFILYINILFKPIEKISAILELYPKGMAGFKRFTEVLDTEVDIEDKPDAKVAPVLNGDIEFHNVTFSYENNRPVLNDLNLFIPAGKTVAFVGPSGAGKTTISSLIPRFYDVDSGAITINGTDIRDMTKKSLRSQIGIVQQDVFLFSGTLKENIRYGKLDASDEDIYRAAKLANLDGLIESLPEGYETQIGQRGLKLSGGQKQRIAIARTFLKNPPILILDEATSALDTETEALIQESLQELAADRTTLVIAHRLATIRHADHIVVVTKDGIAEQGNYEELVAKNGVFATLNNVQLTHV
- a CDS encoding catalase; protein product: MDESKKSPSFGTNVTGQGDALDQRKAANEKDDTLTTRQGHPVKDNQNVRTVGNRGPMTLENYDFLEKISHFDRERIPERVVHARGAGAHGYFQSYGKVGDEPISKYTRAKVFTNTEVKTPVFVRFSSVIHGIHSPETLRDPRGFAVKFYTEDGNWDLVGNNLKIFFIRDPLKFPDMVHAFKPDPVTNRQSMERFFDFVSQSPESTHMITFVFSPWGIPANYRNMQGSGVHAYKWVNEEGKAMLVKYHWEPVQGIKNLTQKEAEQIQGKNFNHATQDLYEAIEKGDYPEWELYVQLMEDGEHPELDFDPLDPTKLWYKDQFPWHKVGKMVLNKNPENYFAEVEQAAFGTGVLVDGLDFSDDKLLQGRTFSYSDTQRYRVGPNYLQLPINAPKKRVATNQRDGQMTYHVDSPPGINPHVNYEPSVLNGLKEAEKVGPDHTPHVSGEVKYEAISRPNNFGQAGETYRRFSDWERDELIANLANALADVDKRIQKQMIENVTEADRDYGKRLEEAIKRVQESVDDKEGHAVKEAEQEGMPSDPY
- a CDS encoding DinB family protein codes for the protein MRSSYMEEHFHTLYKQRDEMSIAMEPFKGEEWKRPCKDKWSFGETYYHLFLMVKRFKQLNKLYLPLSKPIAAIMKNKPYETHSKDVYKQYHKKHHNPMKAPSVLIPPKEIQKNTSFPQLVTSIDAETKQLENMLDRIKDEIAGHIRYPDPIADYPNLIQSIHLLCIHENHHFQLCKKYYKFD